One window of Neochlamydia sp. AcF84 genomic DNA carries:
- a CDS encoding NADH-quinone oxidoreductase subunit C, whose translation MNISETLENLKVQLGKGIINKTYFLGEAIIEVSKEDIKKTLSFLKQVGYEVLIDLTAAHYLVPTKRIKIAYWLYNPIHCERMRIISYTEGDMLLPSVTDIWEEAKGYECQLFNLFKVRFTEHYTPNRILVAKEREKPPSSQGYVQPEEFMEFKTLLSNQNPSVIIPCVHANPPVN comes from the coding sequence ATGAATATTTCTGAAACATTGGAAAATTTAAAAGTTCAGCTAGGAAAGGGAATTATTAATAAAACTTATTTCCTTGGAGAAGCAATCATAGAAGTAAGCAAAGAAGATATAAAAAAAACTCTTTCATTCTTAAAGCAGGTAGGTTACGAGGTCTTGATAGATCTCACAGCAGCCCACTATCTAGTGCCCACAAAAAGAATAAAAATTGCTTACTGGCTATATAACCCTATTCATTGTGAGCGTATGCGAATAATCAGCTATACCGAAGGTGACATGCTACTTCCTTCAGTAACCGATATATGGGAAGAGGCAAAGGGGTATGAGTGCCAGCTTTTTAATTTATTTAAAGTTCGATTTACGGAGCATTACACGCCTAACAGAATTTTGGTAGCCAAGGAACGGGAAAAGCCTCCTTCATCGCAAGGATATGTACAACCTGAAGAGTTTATGGAATTTAAAACTCTCCTTAGCAACCAGAATCCTTCTGTAATCATCCCTTGTGTCCATGCTAATCCTCCTGTAAATTGA
- a CDS encoding DNA-3-methyladenine glycosylase has product MEKLPLDFYLRDDVLQISQELLGKVLMTCINGVYTGGIITETEAYRGPEDRASHAYGGRRTKRNEVMYHAGGHAYVYRIYGIHAMFNIVTNSIEIPHAILIRAIKPTIGVEQMIKRRYKTKNKASLAGGPGTLTQALGIDTIHNGLLLTGPLIWLEDHHICCEKKNLIIGPRVGIDYAGEHAHLPWRFIYALEM; this is encoded by the coding sequence AGACGATGTTTTGCAGATTAGCCAAGAGCTATTAGGCAAAGTATTGATGACCTGTATCAATGGTGTTTATACGGGAGGAATTATCACTGAAACGGAAGCTTACAGAGGTCCCGAAGATCGAGCTTCTCACGCATATGGCGGCCGCCGTACCAAACGTAATGAAGTGATGTATCATGCTGGTGGGCATGCTTATGTGTATCGCATCTATGGAATTCATGCCATGTTTAATATTGTTACTAACAGTATTGAAATTCCCCATGCTATTTTGATTCGCGCTATTAAACCTACTATTGGCGTTGAGCAAATGATTAAACGGCGCTATAAAACTAAAAATAAAGCTAGCCTTGCGGGCGGGCCAGGAACATTAACGCAAGCTTTAGGCATCGATACTATCCATAATGGTTTACTATTGACAGGGCCTCTTATCTGGCTAGAGGATCATCATATTTGTTGCGAAAAAAAGAATTTAATAATAGGACCACGTGTAGGCATCGACTATGCAGGTGAACATGCTCACCTCCCTTGGCGTTTCATCTATGCATTAGAAATGTAA
- a CDS encoding DUF502 domain-containing protein, whose protein sequence is MKKHFITGLAVLLPLTLTIVIVVFVFNKLTDPFAGITKEILRQNHFLEKTPPQLQHLISQVIILVFIFFSTVFVGMIGRWLIVRYILRFTEKILRRIPFIRSVYNTCKDVIKTLFISEGKSFKQVVMVPYPNATTYCIGLITRENMVGLGSHSDEELMAIFVPCTPNPTSGFLMMFKKNELIYLDMSVEEAFKYIISCGVISVPFHPLLPPADILSTSPSVPL, encoded by the coding sequence ATGAAAAAACATTTCATTACAGGTCTTGCCGTTCTTTTGCCTTTAACTTTGACTATCGTTATCGTAGTTTTTGTTTTTAATAAGCTCACTGACCCTTTTGCAGGCATCACTAAAGAAATCCTTCGGCAAAATCATTTTCTTGAAAAAACTCCACCTCAACTGCAACATTTAATCAGCCAAGTTATTATTTTGGTCTTTATCTTTTTCTCTACTGTCTTCGTGGGAATGATTGGACGTTGGCTTATAGTGAGATATATTCTCCGATTTACAGAAAAAATTTTACGACGCATTCCTTTTATTCGCTCCGTTTACAATACTTGTAAAGATGTAATCAAAACATTATTTATTTCAGAAGGCAAATCTTTTAAGCAAGTTGTCATGGTGCCCTATCCAAATGCGACCACTTATTGTATAGGTCTGATTACCCGAGAGAATATGGTAGGTTTAGGCAGCCATTCAGATGAAGAGCTAATGGCTATTTTTGTTCCCTGCACTCCCAATCCGACTTCTGGTTTTTTAATGATGTTTAAAAAAAATGAACTTATTTATTTGGATATGAGTGTGGAAGAAGCTTTTAAATATATCATTTCTTGCGGAGTAATTTCTGTCCCATTTCATCCTTTATTACCCCCTGCAGATATTTTATCTACATCCCCGAGCGTACCCTTATGA
- a CDS encoding DUF502 domain-containing protein, whose product MKKYFLTGLALLLPVIFTLAIVAFIVNLLTDPFIHLLKEVFHYYQPADDYLWNLDKTLGLLIIIRLFILIMVVIFIIFIGFLTRTFFMYSLLSFTDNLIRHIPIINKVYKSLQDVIHPLFSSTSSSFKQVVLVPYPHENSLSIGFLTSNTLKETSESKLKGKIAIFVPGTPNPTFGFILMFPPDKVRLIDMKVEDAFKLLVSCGIMLPSMPGVSDHAKT is encoded by the coding sequence ATGAAAAAATATTTTTTAACGGGATTGGCACTCCTTTTGCCTGTTATCTTTACATTAGCTATCGTAGCTTTTATAGTAAATCTATTGACCGATCCCTTTATTCATCTCCTTAAAGAAGTTTTTCATTACTATCAACCTGCGGATGATTATCTGTGGAATTTAGACAAAACGCTAGGACTGCTCATCATTATTCGTCTATTTATTTTGATCATGGTCGTTATATTTATTATTTTTATAGGATTTTTAACTCGTACATTTTTTATGTATTCTCTCCTTAGCTTTACTGATAATTTGATTCGTCATATTCCAATTATCAATAAAGTGTATAAGTCTCTCCAAGATGTTATTCATCCTCTTTTTTCTTCTACCAGCTCATCTTTTAAGCAAGTTGTGCTTGTCCCTTATCCTCATGAAAACTCTTTGTCTATTGGCTTTTTAACTTCAAATACCCTTAAGGAGACCTCTGAGAGCAAATTAAAAGGTAAAATAGCAATTTTTGTACCAGGGACCCCTAATCCTACTTTCGGGTTCATTCTGATGTTTCCTCCCGATAAAGTCAGGTTAATTGACATGAAAGTTGAGGACGCTTTCAAGCTTTTAGTGTCTTGCGGTATTATGCTTCCTTCCATGCCAGGGGTTTCTGATCATGCAAAAACCTAA
- a CDS encoding DNA polymerase III subunit chi, with protein MQKPNIIFIPVGSNQQKLRAICHYIQHHFELGDNILIVAPNEQATRYLDELLWKFFPESFLPHIASNTPSAEKVVITSAAQNLNQALVLINLCAEVSPIADQFNVVYELYDQTHPEKLAQSQRRQQIYTSKQFTIAQSAALE; from the coding sequence ATGCAAAAACCTAATATCATTTTCATTCCTGTAGGCTCTAACCAGCAAAAACTAAGAGCTATTTGTCATTATATCCAGCATCATTTTGAATTAGGAGATAACATTTTAATCGTCGCTCCCAATGAACAAGCTACACGTTATCTCGATGAATTGCTGTGGAAATTTTTCCCAGAGAGCTTTCTTCCTCATATAGCTTCGAATACTCCTTCAGCAGAGAAAGTGGTTATCACTTCTGCTGCTCAAAATTTAAATCAGGCGCTTGTTTTGATAAATCTATGCGCCGAAGTAAGCCCTATTGCAGATCAATTTAATGTTGTTTATGAGCTGTATGATCAAACTCACCCTGAAAAGCTAGCGCAATCGCAACGCCGTCAGCAGATTTACACTTCCAAGCAGTTTACTATCGCCCAATCGGCAGCTTTGGAGTAA